The genomic interval CGCCGCTGGGGCATGAGGTGGTTGTGCAGGTGTACAAGAGGTGCGGGTTTAGGATTCGGTTGGGGTACGGGCTGAGCGAGACTTGTAGTACGGCGTTGcagagggggttgggagagagggagatgggggagcaGGCGGGGGATACGGGGTTGCCGcattggggggtggaggtcaTGATTGCTAGCGGGGAGGGGTATGCGACcaaggaaggggagaagacgccggcggcgggggtggatgtggagggggaggtgttggttaAGGCGCCCGGGTTGATGTCGGCGTATCTGCCGGTGGGGCTGTTTTTGGGGGCGAAGCCGGACATGTCGGTTACGAATGAGGCGCTCACGGCGGATGGGTGGTTCAGGACGGGCGATGTCGGTGCCTTGTGcaaggcggggaggttgaggatcaCGGATCGGTTGAAGGAGTTGATCAAGGTCAGGGCGTATCAGGTTGCGCCggctgagctggaggcggTGCTCTGCAGCAGCGAGTCGGTCGGCGACGctggtgtggttggtgtctatgatgacgacgaggctACCGAGTGGCCTAGGGCTTTTGTCGTCCCTGCCGGCGGGAAGGGGAATAAGTCACGGGCTGATCTGGAGAAGCTGGCTGTTGAGCTGAAAGAGCTTGTGGAGAAGCGCACGGCCAAGTACAAGTggctggtgggtgggatTGTGTTTATTGACCAGGTGCCCAAGAGTCCAAGCGGCAAGATTCTCAGAAGGCTGCTGAAGAGCGGTGCAGAAGGGACCAAGGGGGTCGAGATCAAGCTCTacgagaagaaaaagaggagcGCAAAGTTGTAAAATAGGAATTATTGTTTTCATTGTGTAGGTACACCCTTCACTCAAGTATAACTTGATGTGCATTGCCGTTGGTGTCCGTTTCGCGACACCTTCATTCAGACTCGAAAATGACAGCACGCTTGGCCAAcagctcttcttcttctgggcgAATCAATTCGACCCGCAAATTCACAACTGCCCAGCGATAAGGCATAGGCCATTCCAGACGTTCATGATGTATATGTTGTCCAGTTCTCTTCCAAACTCTCCTGTTTACCATCCAGACCACACGTCTTATCAAGCTGTAAAGGTCGCTGGCACTAAGGAGAATATCGCGAGCCTGGTAGGGAAGTTGGCTTTTGTGCAGGCTCAAAGTTTCCTCAAGAACCCAATTAGCGACCTCTGTCCGACACTCATCGTTTGTGCAATACGATCCACGCGTTCCTCGAAGGGCATCGGGTGTCCTGAGGTCACGCTGCAGTGTGGTGTGATAAGAATCTAACAGCGTCTGGATTTTTGAGAGACGAACTTTGGCGATCCTCTCTGTGACACCTACCTTGTTAGCATGAAACTTTGCGCGACTGCCCCCGACTACGCACAGACAGGTGACTCGCCTTCCATATCAAGAGGACCAAAACGTAACTGGCGGAGCGGCGTCTTATCCCCCTGGTCATTGTTGAATACCAGGACTCTGCTTTGCGGATCGATCCAGCAATGGTACACAATTTGAACAGTGTGAGCTCTGAAGACTCTCGAGAAGCCCAATTGCCAGGATAGAAATGCCTCAAACGGGCACCATCTAATGTCTTTGTAACCCTGCCACTTCACTTCCCCGTTTCTTCCAAAATCTACCAACGTGTGCTTCCACGGCGCGAGCAAGTGAGTCATTTGGTACTTGTCAGTGAGAAGCAGCAAGCCGTAGACCGCTTTCCTTGTCATGAGCTTTCTGGGGATCCTCCTGACATGGAATTGGCAGTGGACGATTTGCAGGATGATTTCAAAGTCATCGGGGTCGTCCTCTGGCAGCGAAACCAGCCACTGCTCGCCTGCAGGTTTGGACTCTGCCGAAGGACCGAATAGCATTGCCTTGAACACTGGGGATGCACGGCGAAGGGCTGCCGGATCGACTCTGAAAGTGCGGGGGGTGGGGTCCGAGTCGGCTCCGACATCGAGAACAAGATCTCCGTCTGGATCGATTTCCTCGATGTGgagtttgttgatgtcgacTGGCTTTGTGACATCAAGACCTTCATCGGCGCTTTCCGGGGTCGACATATGACTTGTTGAGATGCTCATTTGTTGACTTTGGcacgagaaggagaagagatcTGGATTGTAACTCCCTGATGAACATTGTGCGGAGATCAATGCAAGGTTCTGGAAATCGTGTCAGTAACTTAAATTttgggttgctgttgtggctCTGGGTGGCTTGAAGAACGAGGCAAGCTTCAGTTCAGTGGCGCAGAAAGGGCGTGGCGCAGAAAGGGCGTGGCGCTGTGGGTTTAGCCAGCTGTCAAGACACCACTGTACGATCTTGGGATGGTGCGCGAGCCTCCATCTTGTCATGGGTCGACGGTGTGTCTGCGATAATACGCAAAGGTCGGGTCCTGTTGTGCAGCAGCAAATGACGCGGTCATGTGGCGTTGCTCGTTCAATACAGTTTTCGACATCCAACCTAATAAGATGGCATGGGCTTTTCATGATATAAAACTCGGGTGGCTGTCACATATTTAACCAGTTGAGCACCGCTGCCTTTGCAGGTCTCCTGTGTTCAAGGCCATGCTCTTTGGTCCTTGGAAAGAGTCAAGCCCAACAAATGGATCAGACTGGACCTTCACATTACCAGAGGACGACCATTGTTGATTTTAGGCTCATACTCAACATCGCACATGGCAATTTTACTGGTATGTCAAGAGCCATCTCGTTTGGCGAAGAGCTTTACAACCTACTCATCCTTTGTGACAAAGACGACCTGACAGCGTTGATCGGTCCCTGGGTTAGGAGGTGGCTTTTCCTGTTTCACATTCAGCATGTGATGCCAGTACCAATGCTGCCATGCATCGTCTGGGCAGTGGGTGATTACAACCTTTTTATCACCATCTGCTGGCATATTGTGGAGAACTCCAAGGTTGACAAAGATACCAGTGGCCTCAGCTACAAGGGTCAACTGTTGTGCAACTCCGGCTTGGTTCGTTTGATATGGAAACTGGAATTACGACAAACACTGGACTGTACGATGGGGAGGTCGTCTTGTGTCACCAGAGGACAGGGAATTGATAAACAATCGCAAGCGACGGCCTGAAGCCTATAGTATCCCTAAAAATAGTACTCACCTGAATTTGACTTTCTTACCTACTGCACGATACCTTACCACATGCGAATTCATACCTGCTACACCGTGACAGGCAATGAGGTTAGGTAGAATCGCAGGTTGCTGCCGTCCCCTGTTGGCTTGTGTGCTGTGAGTGGCCCACACAAAGTGGGAAAGAGCGCCGTCAAAACTAAAGCTTTCACTCGCAGCCCTCATCTTCTGCCCAGAGATTTCCCCCTTGCAGCCGAAGCGACCTCCCGCAAACCTGGGTCAGGCTACATCTACcaactcaacaacaacacctcaCCGACCAGATCGATCCAAGATGTCGAGTGATCCAATCGGACCTACCGAGGGTCCTGGCAACCCGGTCGAAAAAGCCGTCGAGaaccaacaagaagctggCAACCAAGGAAAAGGTCGGACAAGTGAGGCCGCCGCTGTTGAGAAGATCGTTGCGCCTGCGACTGTTGTCGGCAAAAGCCCCGTCGTCGAGAAcattgatgaggatggcgatCTTGTCCTCCATATCGGCCCCACTTCAAACCTGAGGGCATTCAAAATCGACTCCTCTACTCTTCGCCGCACCTCTGAAGTCTTCCGAGCGTGGATTTGCCGCTGGAGCACCGACAAACCGAGCGATTCACAATGGGTATTCGACCTGCCGGAGGACGACCCCGCCAGTTTCAAAACCATCCTCCATATTGTCCACGGACAGTTTGACCAAGCCACAAAGACCATGGCGGAGAGCGACGGCAGTATGCTATAcgagctgctggtgcttTGCGATAAATATAACATGGCCTATATGATCAAGCCCTGGGCTAATGCATGGCTCAATCGCACCATCAAGGACACGCAAGATACGCCCAGCTACTGGAAGCTTGCATTCATTGCTTGGGAATTGGGACGTTATGATCTATTCATCGAGAGCTGTCAAAATATCATCCTTACGTCCCAGTCTTCCCATGATGGAAGCGGACTAGTGGCCTATGGATGCCAGTTGGGTGATTGCCGCCTTGGCCCTCTCAAGATGGAAGGTTTGTGCATGGTCGTGTTCATTAGCCGTTTCGTACTGCCGACTAATAGAAGAACGATAGAGAGATTCGAACCGATCAGATACGCGATTATTCAAGCTCTACTCGACTTCTACCACACTGAGGTCAAGGATCGTCTGCTTGAGAAGGTCCCTACCCACAGTCCCGTTCAACCTACTGCATCTCACTCTGTAGGGAGATCACCAACCCTGTCATTCGGCAACACTCGCCAAACCTCATCTCATTCCCCAATGACCAACACCGCGTGCAATCAGATTGTTCTGGGGGGCATCATCCAGGCCACCGTGACGCTACTACGGGGCTCAACCGAAACCGAGAATATGGACGCTGGAATATTGGTCCTCCTTCCCACTGAGGCATCTGAGCTCAAGGATAGCCCTGCCAAGCTCATTGGACAGATGACTACTATCTTCCAAGCCGTTCAGCCATTGGGATTTGGTCACGAGGTCTGCCATCCTGCAGCCAAGTTTCTGTCTTTTCAGCAAACCATCAAGGAGTTCACGGCAGAGTGTAATAAAGGATGGGATGGTCTGCTGTTGACTCCAGCGGATAAAGGCAGACTGGCCAAGAGAAAGGTGCTCTTTGGCTGAGGCATTGTTCTTCGTAGATAGGCCTTGTTGTTCTAGATAGGTAGTTAAAACGCCTCTTGATCGTCTTGTCAAGTCTCCGGACTATCTCTAAAAGCCGATCAGCTATATTGTCAGACTTTGAGTCTTGTTGAATGTGTGTGCTGCCTATCTTTGAGGGAACCATGTACAAATATTCTTAAAGGCCTATTCACTCTCTTATAGCTATGTAAATATCTTCAAAGACGTGATGActaacgtacattataagcgagcgaccaatataagcgagcgaccacTTTTTCACAACCTTTATACCATTATCCTCAACTACTACACAACAATACTAGGAAGCAACcataattacatcagaaacagctgaatcagatgattctgcagcctcctggcaagtgcgcgcattatgcccaggcttaccgcatacaccacagcactgaaccttcgtacgagccccctgcattactactatccggctgcgtttcttgcactccctccctatccacggccttctgatccagtagatcctgtgcctcttgtacagtaaatgaccctccaagcctcacacgtgtttttttggctctccggcgctt from Podospora pseudoanserina strain CBS 124.78 chromosome 6, whole genome shotgun sequence carries:
- a CDS encoding hypothetical protein (EggNog:ENOG503PEJW; COG:S), which gives rise to MSTPESADEGLDVTKPVDINKLHIEEIDPDGDLVLDVGADSDPTPRTFRVDPAALRRASPVFKAMLFGPSAESKPAGEQWLVSLPEDDPDDFEIILQIVHCQFHVRRIPRKLMTRKAVYGLLLLTDKYQMTHLLAPWKHTLVDFGRNGEVKWQGYKDIRWCPFEAFLSWQLGFSRVFRAHTVQIVYHCWIDPQSRVLVFNNDQGDKTPLRQLRFGPLDMEGESPVCA
- a CDS encoding hypothetical protein (EggNog:ENOG503PEJW; COG:S); translated protein: MSSDPIGPTEGPGNPVEKAVENQQEAGNQGKGRTSEAAAVEKIVAPATVVGKSPVVENIDEDGDLVLHIGPTSNLRAFKIDSSTLRRTSEVFRAWICRWSTDKPSDSQWVFDLPEDDPASFKTILHIVHGQFDQATKTMAESDGSMLYELLVLCDKYNMAYMIKPWANAWLNRTIKDTQDTPSYWKLAFIAWELGRYDLFIESCQNIILTSQSSHDGSGLVAYGCQLGDCRLGPLKMEERFEPIRYAIIQALLDFYHTEVKDRLLEKVPTHSPVQPTASHSVGRSPTLSFGNTRQTSSHSPMTNTACNQIVLGGIIQATVTLLRGSTETENMDAGILVLLPTEASELKDSPAKLIGQMTTIFQAVQPLGFGHEVCHPAAKFLSFQQTIKEFTAECNKGWDGLLLTPADKGRLAKRKVLFG